Proteins co-encoded in one Paracoccus aestuarii genomic window:
- a CDS encoding urate hydroxylase PuuD, which yields MPETAILWDFLSFAIRWLHVITAIAWIGSSFYFIALDLGLQKAPGMPKGAHGEEWQVHGGGFYHIQKYLVAPERMPEHLTWFKWESYATWLSGAALLMVTYWAGANLYLIEPGKADLAIWQAIAISGGSLAVGWLIYDGLCKSPLGQRPTVLMLLLFAALVAMGWAYDQVFTGRAALLHLGAFTATIMTANVFLIIMPNQRIVVADLKAGRAPDPKYGKIAKLRSTHNNYLTLPVIFLMLSNHYPLAFASEWNWLIAALIFLMGVTIRHFFNSMHARQGYRWWTWAVTAMLFIGVMWLASIGVKQDSYEESMARPLTPVEARFAAADGFDDAANAVIGRCSMCHAREPVWDGIRVAPKGVLLETPADIARAAHQVYLQAGLTDAMPPANITHMGDDERAQIRRWFREVGMRGVAGL from the coding sequence ATCCCGGAAACCGCCATCCTGTGGGATTTTCTGTCATTCGCCATCCGCTGGCTGCATGTGATCACGGCCATCGCCTGGATCGGGTCGTCCTTTTACTTCATCGCGCTGGATCTGGGTCTGCAGAAGGCGCCGGGCATGCCCAAGGGCGCCCATGGCGAGGAATGGCAGGTCCATGGCGGGGGCTTCTATCACATCCAGAAATACCTGGTCGCGCCCGAGCGGATGCCCGAGCATCTGACCTGGTTCAAATGGGAAAGCTATGCCACCTGGCTGTCGGGGGCGGCGCTGCTGATGGTCACCTATTGGGCGGGGGCGAACCTCTATCTGATCGAGCCCGGCAAGGCCGATCTGGCGATCTGGCAGGCGATCGCGATCTCGGGCGGGTCGCTGGCGGTGGGCTGGCTGATCTATGACGGGCTGTGCAAGTCGCCCTTGGGCCAGCGGCCGACGGTGCTGATGCTGCTTCTGTTTGCGGCGCTGGTGGCGATGGGATGGGCTTATGACCAGGTCTTCACCGGCCGGGCGGCGTTGCTGCATCTAGGGGCGTTCACGGCGACGATCATGACCGCCAACGTCTTTCTGATCATCATGCCGAACCAGCGCATCGTGGTGGCCGACCTGAAGGCCGGGCGCGCGCCGGACCCGAAATACGGCAAGATCGCCAAGCTGCGGTCCACCCATAACAATTATCTGACGCTGCCGGTCATCTTTTTGATGCTGTCGAACCACTATCCGCTGGCCTTCGCCAGCGAATGGAACTGGCTGATCGCGGCGCTGATCTTTCTGATGGGCGTGACGATCCGGCATTTCTTCAACAGCATGCATGCGCGCCAGGGCTATCGCTGGTGGACTTGGGCGGTGACGGCGATGCTGTTCATCGGGGTCATGTGGCTGGCCTCGATCGGGGTCAAGCAGGACAGCTATGAGGAATCCATGGCCCGGCCCCTGACCCCGGTCGAGGCGCGCTTTGCCGCGGCCGATGGCTTCGACGATGCGGCCAATGCGGTGATCGGGCGCTGTTCGATGTGCCATGCGCGCGAGCCGGTCTGGGACGGCATCCGCGTCGCGCCCAAGGGCGTCCTGCTGGAGACGCCCGCCGACATCGCCCGCGCGGCGCATCAGGTCTATCTGCAGGCGGGGCTGACGGATGCGATGCCGCCGGCGAACATCACCCATATGGGCGATGACGAACGCGCCCAGATCCGCCGCTGGTTCCGCGAGGTGGGGATGCGGGGCGTCGCGGGGCTGTGA
- the uraH gene encoding hydroxyisourate hydrolase has product MPGYLTTHVLDTARGRPAEGMEIVLFRLDGGAREELARMRTNADGRTDARILPEADFATGTYELEFRAGDWMDATGIAPESPRFLDVIPIRFGMSQDDHYHVPLLVSPFGYSTYRGS; this is encoded by the coding sequence ATGCCGGGCTATCTGACGACCCATGTTCTGGACACCGCGCGGGGCCGCCCCGCCGAGGGGATGGAGATCGTGCTGTTCCGCCTGGATGGCGGCGCGCGCGAGGAGCTGGCGCGGATGCGCACCAATGCGGACGGGCGCACCGATGCGCGGATCCTGCCCGAGGCGGATTTCGCCACCGGCACCTATGAGCTGGAATTCCGTGCCGGGGACTGGATGGACGCCACAGGCATCGCGCCCGAGAGCCCGCGTTTCCTGGACGTGATCCCGATCCGCTTCGGCATGTCGCAGGACGATCATTACCACGTGCCGCTGCTGGTTTCCCCCTTCGGCTATTCGACCTATCGGGGCAGCTGA
- a CDS encoding uracil-xanthine permease family protein: MRHSAIGTPEQLRDPNYMPPLWSAVPLGIQHVLAMFVANVTPAIIVAGAAGFGFGSNSPDFPELLYLIQMSMLFAGVATLLQTLTVGPVGAALPIVQGTSFAFIPIMIPLVAGKGVDGLAALFTGVLIGGLFHAALGLVIGRIRFALPPLVTGLVVLMIGLALVKVGIEYAAGGVPLKAQGSDLYGSWASWSAALVVIVVTLGLKFFARGMLSISAVLVGIAAGYVYCLVTGKLPVGAITGSWSQAAAFALPMPFRYGFEISVAAVIGFCLMAFVSAVETVGDVSGITKGGAGREATDREIEGATYADGVGTAVAGIFGGLPNTSFSQNVGLIAMTGVMSRHVVTIGAVFLILCGLVPKIGALIRTIPIEVLGGGVIVMFGMVVAAGISMLSDVSWNRRNMVVFAVALSVGLGLQLEAMGTAPGGVDALQHLPETLRVLGASGILPAAVIAIVLNLILPRELAEEATEEVSGGLRGHGTGLRNR, translated from the coding sequence ATGAGACATTCCGCAATCGGCACGCCGGAACAGCTGCGCGATCCGAACTACATGCCGCCCTTGTGGTCGGCGGTGCCCTTGGGCATCCAGCATGTGCTGGCGATGTTCGTGGCGAATGTGACGCCCGCGATCATCGTGGCGGGGGCGGCGGGGTTCGGCTTCGGCTCGAACAGTCCGGATTTCCCGGAGCTTTTGTACCTGATCCAGATGTCCATGCTGTTCGCGGGGGTGGCGACGCTGCTGCAGACGCTGACCGTGGGACCGGTGGGGGCGGCGCTGCCGATCGTGCAGGGGACGTCCTTCGCCTTCATCCCGATCATGATCCCGCTGGTGGCGGGCAAGGGGGTGGACGGGCTGGCCGCGCTGTTCACGGGCGTGCTGATCGGCGGGCTGTTCCATGCCGCCCTGGGCCTGGTGATCGGGCGCATCCGCTTTGCGCTGCCGCCCTTGGTGACGGGGCTGGTCGTGCTGATGATCGGGCTGGCGCTGGTCAAGGTGGGCATCGAATATGCGGCGGGCGGCGTGCCGCTGAAGGCGCAGGGGTCCGATCTTTATGGCAGCTGGGCCAGCTGGTCGGCGGCGCTGGTGGTGATCGTGGTGACCTTGGGGCTGAAGTTCTTCGCGCGCGGGATGCTGTCGATTTCCGCCGTGCTGGTGGGGATCGCTGCGGGCTATGTCTATTGCCTGGTGACGGGCAAGCTGCCGGTGGGGGCGATCACCGGATCCTGGAGCCAGGCGGCGGCCTTCGCGCTGCCCATGCCGTTCCGCTACGGGTTCGAGATCTCGGTCGCGGCGGTGATCGGGTTCTGCCTGATGGCCTTCGTCTCGGCTGTCGAGACGGTGGGCGACGTGTCGGGCATCACCAAGGGCGGCGCGGGCCGCGAGGCGACCGACCGCGAGATCGAGGGCGCGACCTATGCCGACGGCGTCGGCACGGCGGTCGCGGGGATATTCGGCGGTCTGCCCAACACCTCGTTCAGCCAGAATGTCGGGCTGATCGCGATGACCGGCGTGATGAGCCGCCATGTGGTAACCATCGGCGCGGTCTTTCTGATCCTCTGCGGGCTGGTGCCCAAGATCGGCGCGCTGATCCGCACCATCCCGATCGAGGTGCTGGGCGGCGGCGTCATCGTGATGTTCGGCATGGTCGTGGCGGCGGGGATATCCATGCTGTCGGACGTGTCCTGGAACCGGCGCAACATGGTCGTCTTCGCGGTCGCGCTGTCGGTGGGCCTGGGCCTGCAGCTGGAGGCGATGGGCACCGCGCCGGGTGGCGTGGACGCGCTGCAGCATCTGCCCGAGACGCTGCGGGTGCTGGGCGCGTCCGGCATCCTGCCTGCGGCGGTGATCGCGATCGTGCTGAACCTGATCCTGCCGCGCGAGCTGGCCGAGGAGGCGACCGAGGAGGTCTCGGGCGGGCTGCGCGGGCATGGCACGGGGCTGCGGAACCGCTGA
- the bhcR gene encoding HTH-type transcriptional regulator BhcR produces MADPTRRRGRPPKAQPDAPGTVQALDRALDLLDLLAARPGLTLSEIADAAGQPPSSVHRVLHTLAARGMVESDPATQAWNIGAQAFRLGSAFMRRSGLLERARPIMRTLMEHTGETANLGILQGEHVLFLGQVETTETIRAFFPPGTRSPLHASGIGKALLAHRPDSLRVLLQTGGLARFTDTTLTDPDRLQADLARIRHRGFSFDDEERSRGMRCIAAPVFDLSGEAVAGISVSGPTQRIGAEHVKTLGAVVAAAAAALTEALGGPTA; encoded by the coding sequence ATGGCCGATCCAACCCGCCGCCGCGGCCGCCCGCCCAAGGCCCAGCCCGACGCGCCCGGCACCGTCCAGGCGCTGGACCGGGCGCTGGACCTTCTGGACCTGCTGGCGGCCCGCCCCGGCCTGACCCTGTCCGAGATCGCCGACGCGGCGGGCCAGCCCCCCTCCAGCGTGCATCGGGTGCTGCACACGCTGGCCGCGCGGGGCATGGTGGAAAGCGACCCGGCCACCCAGGCCTGGAATATCGGGGCCCAGGCCTTCCGGCTCGGATCGGCCTTCATGCGGCGCTCGGGCCTCCTGGAACGCGCCCGCCCGATCATGCGCACCCTGATGGAGCATACGGGCGAGACCGCGAACCTTGGGATCCTGCAGGGCGAACATGTCCTGTTTCTGGGCCAGGTCGAGACGACCGAGACGATCCGCGCCTTCTTTCCGCCGGGCACGCGCTCGCCCCTGCATGCCTCGGGGATCGGCAAGGCGCTGCTGGCGCATCGGCCCGACAGCCTGCGGGTGCTGCTGCAGACAGGCGGGCTGGCACGGTTCACCGACACCACCCTGACCGATCCCGACCGGCTGCAGGCCGATCTGGCGCGCATCCGGCATCGGGGCTTTTCCTTCGACGACGAGGAACGGTCGCGCGGAATGCGCTGCATCGCGGCCCCGGTCTTCGATCTGTCGGGCGAGGCCGTGGCCGGGATCTCGGTCAGCGGCCCCACGCAGCGGATCGGGGCGGAACATGTCAAGACGCTCGGCGCGGTGGTGGCGGCCGCGGCCGCCGCCCTGACCGAGGCGCTCGGCGGTCCGACCGCCTGA
- a CDS encoding NCS2 family permease codes for MERYFNLAKAGSSVRTESIAGVTTFLTMAYIIFVNPEILGTTGMDRDAVFVATCLAAALGSLIMGFWANWPIGMAPGMGLNAFFAFTVVGVMGFTWQQALGAVFISGIIFLLLTVTGVRRWLIAGIPNSMRSAIAAGIGLFLAIIALQSSGIVVASPATLITLGDLTATGTLLTIAGFFLIVTLDALRVTGAILIGILVMTVAAILLGVSSFGGIVSMPPSIAPTFLQLDLMGALTFGIFQVVLVMVLVEVFDATGTLIGVAKRAGLLTEGPTHTNPNLGRALMADSTAITAGSLLGTSSTTAYVESASGVQAGGRTGLTAVVVGLLFLAATFFAPLAGAVPAYATAPALLYVATLMVRELSEVIWDDVTEAAPAVLTAIAMPFTYSIANGLAFGFISYAVIKLLTGRAREVHAATWIIAGLFVAKYAMFGGH; via the coding sequence ATGGAACGCTATTTCAACCTGGCCAAGGCCGGAAGTTCGGTCAGGACCGAATCCATCGCGGGGGTCACGACCTTTCTGACGATGGCCTATATCATCTTCGTCAATCCCGAGATCCTGGGCACGACCGGCATGGACCGCGACGCGGTCTTCGTGGCGACCTGCCTTGCGGCGGCGCTCGGATCGCTGATCATGGGGTTCTGGGCGAACTGGCCCATCGGCATGGCGCCGGGGATGGGGTTAAACGCGTTCTTCGCCTTCACCGTGGTCGGTGTGATGGGCTTCACCTGGCAGCAGGCCTTGGGCGCGGTCTTCATCAGCGGGATCATCTTTCTGCTGCTGACGGTGACGGGGGTCAGGCGCTGGCTGATCGCGGGGATCCCCAATTCCATGCGCAGCGCCATCGCGGCGGGGATCGGGCTGTTCCTGGCGATCATCGCGCTGCAAAGCTCGGGCATCGTGGTGGCCAGCCCCGCGACGCTGATCACCTTGGGCGATCTGACCGCGACGGGGACGCTGCTGACCATCGCGGGGTTCTTCCTGATCGTGACGCTGGACGCGTTGCGGGTGACGGGGGCGATCCTGATCGGCATCCTGGTCATGACGGTGGCGGCCATCCTGCTGGGGGTCAGCAGCTTTGGCGGGATCGTGTCGATGCCGCCGTCGATCGCGCCGACCTTCCTGCAGCTGGACCTGATGGGGGCGCTGACCTTCGGCATCTTCCAGGTCGTGCTGGTGATGGTGCTGGTCGAGGTCTTCGACGCCACCGGCACGCTGATCGGGGTCGCCAAGCGCGCGGGCCTGCTGACCGAGGGGCCGACCCATACCAACCCCAATCTGGGCCGCGCGCTGATGGCGGATTCCACGGCCATCACGGCGGGATCGCTGCTGGGGACGTCATCCACCACGGCCTATGTCGAAAGCGCCTCGGGCGTGCAGGCGGGCGGCCGGACGGGTCTGACGGCGGTGGTCGTGGGGCTGCTGTTTCTGGCCGCGACCTTCTTTGCGCCGCTGGCGGGGGCGGTGCCGGCCTATGCGACGGCGCCGGCGCTCCTCTATGTCGCGACGCTGATGGTGCGCGAACTGTCCGAGGTGATCTGGGACGACGTGACCGAGGCCGCGCCCGCGGTGCTGACGGCCATCGCCATGCCCTTCACCTATTCCATCGCGAACGGGCTGGCCTTCGGCTTCATCAGCTATGCAGTGATCAAGCTGCTGACCGGTCGCGCGCGCGAGGTGCATGCCGCGACCTGGATCATCGCCGGGCTGTTCGTGGCCAAATACGCGATGTTCGGCGGGCATTGA
- the puuE gene encoding allantoinase PuuE, translating to MRYSRDLRGYGPTTPDPEWPGGARIAVQIVVNYEEGGENSIEHGDPASEAFLSEIIGAQPWPGQRHWNMESIYDYGARSGFWRLLRLLDGIPVTCYGVATALERNPEQVAAMQAAGWEMATHGLKWIDYRNVPREEEARHIAEAVALHTAVCGERPRGFYQGRTSMNTVALGCEEGGFDYLADTIADELPYWHVHNGRPQLMVPYTMDANDMRFSSGQGFGTGTDFFDYLRDSFDMLYAEGQAGAPKMMSVGLHCRLAGRPGRAMALKRFLDHARSHEGVWFATRLDIARHWARVHPFQPRPRPSQMERADFVARFGGIYEHSPFIAERVWDAEMGAVHDSAAGLAARMAQVFRQVSDAERLGVLTAHPDLAGKLAAAKRLTAESTAEQASAGLDALTDEERAEFTRLNEAYVEKHGFPFIIAVRDHDKAGILSAMQTRVDNDTATERATAEAQVVRIATLRLQEALK from the coding sequence ATGCGCTACAGCCGTGACCTGAGGGGCTATGGCCCGACCACACCCGACCCCGAATGGCCGGGCGGCGCACGGATCGCCGTGCAGATCGTCGTGAACTACGAGGAAGGCGGCGAGAACAGCATCGAACATGGCGATCCCGCCTCCGAGGCCTTCCTGTCCGAGATCATCGGCGCCCAGCCCTGGCCCGGCCAGCGGCACTGGAACATGGAATCGATCTATGATTACGGCGCGCGGTCGGGCTTCTGGCGCCTGCTGCGGCTGCTCGACGGCATCCCCGTCACCTGCTACGGCGTCGCCACCGCGCTGGAGCGCAATCCCGAACAGGTCGCGGCGATGCAGGCGGCCGGGTGGGAGATGGCGACCCATGGCCTCAAATGGATCGACTATCGCAACGTCCCGCGCGAGGAGGAGGCGCGCCATATCGCCGAGGCCGTGGCGCTGCACACCGCGGTCTGCGGCGAACGCCCGCGCGGGTTCTATCAGGGGCGGACCTCGATGAACACGGTCGCGCTCGGCTGCGAGGAAGGCGGCTTCGACTATCTGGCCGACACGATCGCGGATGAGCTGCCCTATTGGCATGTCCATAATGGCCGCCCGCAGCTGATGGTGCCCTATACGATGGATGCCAATGACATGCGGTTCTCCTCAGGTCAGGGCTTTGGCACGGGGACGGATTTCTTCGACTATCTGCGCGACAGCTTCGACATGCTCTATGCCGAAGGGCAAGCGGGGGCGCCGAAAATGATGTCCGTGGGCCTGCATTGCCGCCTGGCTGGCCGCCCCGGACGGGCGATGGCGCTGAAGCGGTTCCTAGATCACGCCCGCAGCCATGAGGGCGTGTGGTTCGCCACCCGTCTGGACATCGCGCGCCACTGGGCGCGGGTGCATCCCTTCCAGCCCCGCCCCCGCCCGTCGCAGATGGAGCGCGCGGATTTTGTCGCCCGGTTCGGCGGCATCTATGAACATTCGCCCTTCATCGCCGAGCGGGTCTGGGACGCCGAGATGGGCGCGGTCCATGACAGCGCCGCAGGCCTTGCCGCGCGGATGGCGCAGGTCTTTCGGCAGGTCAGCGACGCGGAGCGCCTCGGCGTGCTGACCGCCCATCCCGATCTGGCCGGCAAGCTGGCCGCCGCCAAGCGCCTGACCGCCGAAAGCACCGCCGAGCAGGCCAGCGCCGGCCTCGACGCCCTGACCGACGAGGAACGCGCCGAATTCACCCGCCTGAACGAAGCCTATGTCGAAAAGCACGGCTTTCCCTTCATCATCGCCGTGCGCGACCATGACAAGGCGGGCATCCTGTCGGCCATGCAGACCCGTGTGGACAACGACACCGCCACCGAACGCGCCACTGCCGAGGCGCAGGTCGTTCGCATCGCCACCCTCCGCCTGCAAGAGGCCCTGAAATGA
- a CDS encoding bifunctional allantoicase/(S)-ureidoglycine aminohydrolase — MTDQPPKGAPTGDIARVIPEQHSGPYAGPVAGLPPQTGMTTDTAVFTEAYAVIPRTVMRDIVTSYLPGWTGMRMWMLARPLTGFAETFSQYIVELAEGGFSDTPDDDPEVQHAIFVTGGDMQVVIDGTEHLLTPGGFAYIPPGTPWKIRNRTAGPAGFHWWRKRWQPFAGVEKPDPIVVQEQDIAPSMMPDTDGAWGTTRFMDPADLRHDMHITVVSFKPGGSIPFAETHVMEHGLFVLEGKAVYRLNRDWLEVGPGDYMWLRAFCPQACYAGGPGRFRYLLYKDVNRHATLWPNR; from the coding sequence ATGACCGACCAACCGCCCAAGGGCGCGCCGACCGGCGACATCGCCCGCGTGATCCCCGAACAGCATAGCGGCCCCTATGCCGGCCCCGTCGCGGGCCTGCCGCCGCAGACGGGCATGACGACTGACACCGCCGTCTTCACCGAGGCTTATGCGGTGATCCCCCGCACGGTGATGCGCGACATCGTGACGAGCTATCTGCCCGGCTGGACGGGGATGCGGATGTGGATGCTGGCCCGGCCCCTGACGGGTTTCGCCGAGACCTTCAGCCAGTATATCGTGGAACTGGCCGAGGGCGGCTTCAGCGACACCCCCGATGACGACCCCGAGGTGCAGCACGCGATCTTCGTCACCGGCGGCGACATGCAGGTGGTGATCGACGGGACCGAGCATCTGCTGACGCCCGGTGGCTTTGCCTATATCCCGCCCGGCACGCCCTGGAAGATCCGCAACCGCACCGCGGGCCCCGCCGGTTTCCACTGGTGGCGCAAGCGCTGGCAGCCCTTCGCCGGGGTGGAGAAACCCGACCCGATCGTGGTGCAGGAACAGGACATCGCGCCATCCATGATGCCCGACACGGACGGAGCCTGGGGCACGACGCGCTTCATGGATCCGGCGGATTTGCGCCATGACATGCATATCACGGTGGTGAGTTTCAAACCCGGCGGCTCGATCCCCTTTGCCGAGACGCATGTGATGGAGCACGGCCTCTTCGTGCTGGAGGGCAAGGCCGTCTATCGCTTGAACCGAGACTGGCTGGAGGTCGGCCCGGGCGATTACATGTGGCTCCGCGCATTCTGCCCGCAGGCCTGCTATGCGGGCGGGCCGGGGCGGTTCCGATACTTGCTCTACAAGGACGTGAACCGCCACGCGACGCTGTGGCCGAACCGCTGA
- a CDS encoding DUF3140 domain-containing protein yields MASHDETWDDWQDLVNMTPSELEDWLKTDESRSVGDSGGGGESTGHKSGRHILRIKDKKKADLSDDDWSHMAKVNGYIKRHLAQGGPDKDKEHSDWRYSLMNWGHDPLK; encoded by the coding sequence ATGGCATCGCATGACGAGACGTGGGACGACTGGCAGGATCTGGTGAACATGACCCCCTCCGAGCTGGAGGACTGGCTGAAGACCGACGAGAGCAGATCCGTCGGCGACAGCGGCGGCGGGGGCGAAAGCACCGGCCACAAGTCGGGCCGGCACATCCTGCGCATCAAGGACAAGAAGAAGGCCGATCTGAGCGATGACGACTGGTCGCACATGGCCAAGGTCAACGGTTATATCAAGCGCCACCTGGCGCAGGGCGGCCCCGACAAGGACAAGGAACACAGCGACTGGCGCTATTCCCTGATGAACTGGGGCCACGACCCGCTGAAGTGA
- a CDS encoding DMT family transporter gives MQIALDTRRDLIGIGWMLATGLCFVAVNTIVRGLEGAVPAAQAAFIRFLFGLVFLAPVILSALRGGFPGQVWGLFALRGGLHVVAVIAWFYAMSRITVAEVTAIGFLNPIIVTIGAALFLGERLAARRIMAVGVALIGALIVLRPGLRELDPGHLSQILASVAFGASYLVAKQLSDRVPASVVVAMMSLTVSIGLAPLAIAQWVPPTMAQLGWLGLVAVFATVGHYTMTRAFAAAPLTVTQPVTFLQLVWASLVGVFVFHEPLDGWVMLGGGLMIGAISYITWREARLRARVQTPPVGATKV, from the coding sequence ATGCAGATTGCATTGGACACGCGCCGCGACCTGATCGGCATCGGCTGGATGCTGGCGACGGGGCTGTGCTTCGTCGCCGTCAACACCATCGTGCGCGGGCTGGAGGGCGCGGTCCCCGCCGCGCAGGCGGCCTTCATCCGGTTCCTCTTCGGTCTGGTCTTTCTGGCGCCGGTGATCCTGTCGGCGTTGCGGGGCGGGTTCCCGGGCCAGGTCTGGGGGCTGTTCGCGCTGCGCGGGGGGCTGCATGTGGTGGCGGTGATCGCGTGGTTCTATGCCATGTCGCGGATCACCGTGGCCGAGGTGACGGCCATCGGCTTTCTGAACCCCATCATCGTGACCATCGGGGCGGCGCTGTTTCTGGGCGAAAGGCTGGCCGCGCGGCGCATCATGGCGGTGGGCGTGGCGCTGATCGGCGCGCTGATCGTGCTGCGCCCCGGCCTGCGCGAGCTGGATCCGGGGCATCTGTCCCAGATCCTGGCTTCGGTGGCCTTCGGGGCGTCCTATCTGGTCGCCAAGCAGCTGTCGGACCGGGTGCCCGCATCGGTGGTGGTGGCGATGATGTCGCTGACCGTGTCGATCGGGCTGGCGCCCTTGGCCATCGCGCAATGGGTGCCGCCGACCATGGCGCAGCTGGGCTGGCTGGGGCTGGTCGCGGTCTTTGCCACGGTGGGGCATTACACGATGACCCGCGCCTTTGCCGCCGCGCCCCTGACGGTGACCCAGCCCGTGACCTTCCTGCAGCTGGTCTGGGCCAGCCTGGTCGGCGTCTTCGTCTTTCACGAGCCGCTGGACGGGTGGGTGATGCTGGGCGGCGGCCTGATGATCGGCGCGATCAGCTATATCACCTGGCGCGAGGCCCGGCTGCGCGCCCGCGTCCAGACGCCCCCGGTCGGCGCCACCAAGGTCTGA
- a CDS encoding YebC/PmpR family DNA-binding transcriptional regulator yields MAGHSKWANIQHRKGRQDKLRSKLFSKLAKEITVAAKMGDPDPEKNPRLRLAVKEAKAKSVPKDVIDRAIKKSQGNDAESYDEIRYEGYGPNGIALVVEAMTDNRNRTASNVRSYFTKSGGDMGQTGSVSFMFDRVGEIVYPLSAGDADTVMMAALEAGADDVQTDDQGHWIYCADTDLNEVSTALEASLGESETAKLIWKPQAPTEVTDLETAQKLMRLIDTLEEDDDVQNVTGNFDISEEIAAQL; encoded by the coding sequence ATGGCAGGTCATTCCAAATGGGCCAACATCCAGCATCGCAAGGGCCGGCAGGACAAGCTGCGCTCCAAGCTGTTCTCCAAGCTGGCGAAGGAGATCACCGTCGCCGCCAAGATGGGCGACCCCGATCCCGAAAAGAACCCGCGCCTGCGCCTGGCCGTCAAGGAGGCCAAGGCCAAATCCGTCCCCAAGGACGTGATCGACCGCGCGATCAAGAAATCGCAGGGCAACGACGCCGAAAGCTATGACGAGATCCGCTATGAGGGCTATGGCCCGAACGGCATCGCGCTGGTGGTCGAGGCGATGACCGACAACCGTAACCGCACCGCGTCCAACGTGCGCAGCTATTTCACCAAATCGGGCGGCGACATGGGCCAGACCGGGTCGGTCAGTTTCATGTTCGATCGCGTGGGCGAGATCGTCTATCCGCTGTCGGCGGGCGATGCCGACACGGTCATGATGGCTGCGCTGGAGGCCGGGGCCGACGACGTGCAGACCGATGACCAGGGTCACTGGATCTATTGCGCGGATACCGACCTGAACGAGGTCTCGACCGCGCTGGAGGCGTCCTTGGGCGAATCCGAGACCGCCAAGCTGATCTGGAAGCCCCAGGCCCCGACCGAGGTCACCGACCTGGAGACGGCGCAGAAGCTGATGCGCCTGATCGACACGCTGGAGGAGGATGACGACGTCCAGAACGTGACCGGCAATTTCGACATCTCGGAGGAGATCGCGGCCCAGCTGTGA
- a CDS encoding SLC13 family permease yields MMLFALLGAIMALMLWGRWRYDLVAFAGLMAAVLLGLVPAADAWSGFGNPTTVIVALVLIATAGLTRSGAVARLARLLSGRERGTTGHILLFGGVGALLSGFMNNIAALAMLMPVDLQTSRKVGRLARLTLMPLAFATILGGMLTLIGTPPNLIVSGFRADVLGQPYRMFDFLPVGGAVALAGLAFVGLIGWRLIPAPPPMPAPPTRRARSAAISARWS; encoded by the coding sequence ATGATGTTGTTCGCGCTGCTGGGCGCGATCATGGCGCTGATGCTGTGGGGGCGGTGGCGCTATGACCTGGTGGCCTTTGCCGGGCTGATGGCGGCGGTGCTGCTGGGGCTGGTGCCGGCGGCGGATGCCTGGTCGGGTTTCGGCAATCCCACCACGGTCATCGTGGCGCTGGTGCTGATCGCCACGGCGGGACTGACGCGGTCGGGGGCGGTGGCGCGGCTTGCGCGGCTGCTCTCGGGGCGCGAGCGGGGCACGACGGGCCATATCCTGCTGTTCGGGGGTGTGGGCGCGCTGCTGTCGGGCTTCATGAACAACATCGCGGCCTTGGCCATGCTGATGCCGGTCGACCTGCAGACCAGCCGCAAGGTGGGGCGGCTGGCGCGGCTGACGCTGATGCCCCTGGCCTTCGCCACGATCCTGGGGGGCATGCTGACGCTGATCGGCACGCCGCCCAACCTGATCGTGTCGGGCTTTCGCGCCGATGTGCTGGGCCAGCCCTACCGGATGTTCGATTTCCTGCCGGTGGGCGGCGCGGTCGCCTTGGCGGGGCTGGCCTTCGTGGGCCTGATCGGCTGGCGGCTGATCCCCGCCCCGCCCCCGATGCCGGCGCCCCCGACGAGGAGGGCCCGCAGCGCCGCTATATCGGCGCGCTGGTCGTGA